The sequence ATGGGCCAGCCAGATTGCTCCGACGCGGTTGGCGGATGCACAATGCAGAACCAGAGGCTGCTTTGATTTATCATTCAGCAGTTTGCGGCACTGGTCGAAAACCGCAGGCGTCAATGATTCCGGAGCTCGAAAGGGAATCTGCACGTAATCCAGATTCAGCATCTTCAGGTACATCGCCTCGTCCCATTTCAACTCCCGTGAAGGACGCAGGTTAATCACAGTCTTCACGCCCGCTTTCTGAATCAGGTTGAAATCGTTTTCTCCCGGCTGACCTGCCAGGTAGATTTGACCGCTCCGGTGCAGGGGAGAGATCTGGCCCAGTTCTTCTGCCTGCAGCATCCGGGAAGTCGATTCTGTTTTGGAGTCCCCCCAGACAGTCATCGGAGAAGTCGCGAGGCAGAGCATCAGCAGCAGTGGAGCGGTTTGAAAGCATCGCATGCTTGATTCCAGTCAGTAAAACAGGTCGGATCAGATAAAGATCACTGAATTCTAACAGAATCGGCGTGTGGACACAAAAAAACGCCAGTCAAGACGAGCTGACTGGCGTTGAATAATTCATGCATCGAAGAGGTTCAAAAAAAGGAAAACTTATATATCCTCCTGGGAGATGACGCACGAGATAAAAACAATTGTTGTATAGTGAATATCGCCAGAATCGTGATTTTTGTCAAGCGATATATAAAATGAAAATGAATTCCTTGTAAAAAATCTGATTTGAAAGCTGTTTATATATAAAATAATGCTGATGCATTGGGCCGTGGCCTGCAAAATGCTAGATTCTCTCGGCCTTGATATCATTTCCTGCAAGGGAATTGTAAGATAAAACTGCTGTCAGATTAGCTGCTGTGAGCTCAAGCGCCATTAGAATTCTGAATACATGATTACCGTTTTCCCTGTCGCGGGATAACGTGAGGAAATGAACGGACCGAAATGCTGCAACAACTTCGCTACCTCCTGTTACAGGTTCGCAATTCAGACGATCCGATGAAACAGCAGGAAGTCAACTGTTTCGCCCGCTCCCTGGATGTCGACACCAGTCAGATCGCCGTCTTCGATCTGCTCGGCGGTCCACTAAGGGAAGTCGATCTCGTGTCTCATGATGTCGTCTTCATCGGCGGCAGTGGTCACTATTCCGCCGCAGGAGAAGGTCGCTGGCTGGAGATCGCCCTGGAAAGTCTACGAGTCGTGCACGATCTCCGTAAACCCACGTTCGCTTCCTGCTGGGGATTTCAGGCGATGGCCCGCGCCATGGGAGGCCGCGTGGTCCACGATCTCAACCGGGCCGAAATCGGCGTTCATCACGTCTGTCTGACTGCCGCAGGCCAGGCTGATCCCATCTTCGGCCCCGCAGGCGATATTCTGCAAGGGCTGATGGGGCATGAAGATACGGTTGTTGAACTTCCCCCGGGAACCGAACTGCTGGCCTCCACTGATCGTGTGGAAAATCAGGCGTATCGTTTTATTGATCGCCCCATTTACTGCACTCAGTTCCATCCCGAACTCGACCGGGAATCGTTCCTGGGCCGCCTCAATACCTACCCCGAATATGTCGAGAAAATCGCCGGACTCTCCCTCGATGAGTTCCGCCACTCGATTCACGATACACCCGAAACTATGGCTCTGTTAAAACGTTTCGTGCAGGAGATCGCCCCCCGGCATCTGAACCAGACCTGATCCTCTTCCCGCCCGTAATCACTCAGGTATCCCGTTTATGACCCTACCGCCAGACAAGAAACTGCATGTCGCCATCATCACCTCCGGAGGAGCAGGGATGTTCTGCGGCGCATGCATGCACGACAACACCTGGACCAAAGCCATGATGCTGCAGGGGGCTGAAGCGACACTCGTCCCCACCTACACTCCCATTCGCGTCGATGAAGAAAACATGACCGGCTCCACGGTCTTCCTGGGAGGGATCAACGTCTATCTGAATTACCGTTCCCGCATCTGGCGCGCTCTGCCCCGTTTCCTCAAGCACTGGCTGGATACACCCTGGATCATTAACCTCGCCACCAGCTTCGGCGTCAGTAATGACGCCCACGAACTGGGGGCTCTGACTGTCAATCTGCTGGAAGGAGATCAGGGAGCCGAAGACGTCGAAATTGAAGAACTCGCCCGGTTCCTGGGAGAGACGCTCAAGCCCGATGTCATCTGCCTCAGCAACGCCCTGCTCTCGGGGACCATCAAAACCATCAAGCAGCATTTCAAGGGACCTCTGTTCTGCATTCTCCAGGGGGACGATGTCTTTCTGGAAGAACTCGGAGAACCCTACCGCAGTCGTTCTCTGGAACTGATTCGCTCGAACGTGCAACAGTTGGACGGCGTTCTCGTACACAGCGATTACTACCGCGATTTCATGTCTGCCTACCTGGATGTGCCCGTCGACCATTTCCACAAAGTCCTGCTCGGCATCAATCTGGATGGCTATGACGGCACGCCGGAGACCAGCGTCGACGAGCCTTTTACCATCGGCTTCTTTGCCCGTATCTGTAAAGAAAAAGGTCTGCAAAACGCCGTCGAAGCCTTCAAGATCTTCCACGAACGACACCCCGATAGCCGCCTGCTGGTGGGAGGCTTCCTGGGTAGAGAAAACGAAGCCTGGTTCAAGGAAACTACCGCTCCACTGGATGAACTTCAGGATGCCTACCGTTACTGGGGCAGCCCCGCTTCGCACGAGGAAAAAGTCGACTTCTACAAAAACCTCTCCCTCCTCTCCGTGCCGACCGACTACCAGGAACCCAAGGGGATCTTCGTGCTGGAAGCCCTGGCGAACGGCGTCCCCGTCGTCCAGCCCGCCCATGGTGCCTTTCCGGAATTGATCGAACAGACCGCCGGCGGACTGCTCGTGCCCCCGGGTGATACCTTGGCACTCGTCGAGGCCTGGGAACGTCTGTACCAGGACAAGGATTACCGTAAACAACTGGCACAACAGGGTTACGAACGTGTCCGCCAGTACTTCAACGCCGAGCTGATGGCCACCGAAAGCCTGCAGTTTTTCCGCGATCGCCTCGCCGCTGTGACTCCCGCCGAGAACCCGCGCTAATTGCCCGCTGACTGCTGAATGAGCCGCCGTCCTGCTTAACAATTTCCCCGGATTCCGCTATGGTATAGCTTCTGACGGAAATCGTGCGGAACGGGCTCACGACCCGCTCCATCATATATAAACATAAGCATATAAGGTTTGAGTATTTCAATGGCTGATTTGCATGCGTTAATGAAAAAACTGCAGAAGAAGAATGATTCCAAGATCGTCCTGCTCGTCTCTGACGGACTGGGTGGACTCCCCCTGGAACCGGGCGGAAAAACCGAACTGGAAACAGCCAACACCCCCAACCTCGACGAACTGGCCAAAAACGGAACCCTGGGACGCAGCATTCCCGTGCTCCCCGGCATCACTCCGGGTAGTGGCCCCGGTCACCTCGGACTGTTCGGCTACGATCCGCTGCAGTTCAACATCGGTCGCGGTGTACTCGAAGCTCTAGGCATCGACTTTGAACTCGGTCCCGATGACGTCGCCATCCGTGGCAACTTCTGTACGCTCGACGATGATGGCAACATCACCGACCGTCGTGCCGGCCGCATCGCCAGCGATATCGGCGTTGAACTCTGCAAGAAACTCGATCAGATCGAAATCCCCGGCGTCGAAGTTTTCGTCCGTCCGGTTAAAGAGTACCGACTGGTGATCGTACTGCGGGCCAAAGGCCTGGGCGGCGATATCAACGATACCGATCCTCAGAAAACCGGCGTACCTCCTCTCGAACCGGTCGGACAGAACGAAGCCTCTCAGAAGACCGCCGAGATCTGTAAGGAATTCCTCAAGCAGGCAGGCGAGATCCTCAAAGACGATCGTCCTGCCAACCTGCTCACCATGCGGGGCATCGCCAAGATGCCGGAGATCCCCACCTTCGAAGAAGTCTACGGCACCCGTGCCGCTGCCATCGCCGTTTATCCGATGTACCGCGGACTGGCCCGCCTGGTCAGCATGGACGTCAAGGATGCCGGCCAGACACTCGAATCGCAGATGGACTGCCTCGAAAAAATCTGGGACGATTACGACTTCTTCTTCGTGCATTACAAATACACCGACTCCACCGGCGAAGATGGTAACTTCGCTGCCAAGGTCGCCAAGACCGAAGAAGTTGATTCCTGCATCCCCCGCATCAAGGCACTCAAGCCCGATGTGCTGATCGTCACCGGCGACCACAGTACACCATCCAAAATGAAATCGCACAGCTGGCACCCCGTACCCGTGCTGCTGTCTGCGGAAAACGCCCGCTTCGATGGCTGTCAGAGCTTCGGAGAATCCGAGTGCATCAAAGGTGGACTGGGACAGTTCGAAGCCAAGTACCTGATGTCCATGGCCATGGCGCACGCCGGTCGCCTGGAAAAATATGGTGCCTGATCCCAGCCGGAATCAGTAAAACCAGACCCTCAAAGGATGCCCCTTCTGCGGAAGCCGGCATCCTTTTTCGTTATATTCGTTGTGACTGGAGTGTAAAATGGACTGCAGTCGCCGATCGACAGGAAAGATCAAGGAAACCAGATGATTTTGATCGATCCTGCTAATAAACACGTTTGTTATACAGGGACCGTGCGCCAGGTCGGACACAGAACAGGGACCAAACTATCTTCAACTCCGGGTGTCATTGATGTCGCAGTACTTAAGCCAGCTTTCAGGACTCTCCACCTTCATCATCATTCTGGCCTGTGGGGCGCACCTGTTCTTCTTCTTTGTACTCTGGGTCTGGTCCCGTCGCGACCTGCGAGGTATCGCCTCATCTCTGGATGACTTCACCCGTGGTCTCAAGCACCGCAGCCTGCTCGATTCCACCGGTCACCTCTCCGATCAGATCGAAGCCTTTCTCGCGGACGTCAACGAAACCATCGAACCAGGCGCCAACCCGGCCGACCGCAAGGTACTCTCCGAACGCGTGCATATTCTCGATGAAAAACGCCGCTACCTCAATTCCCACTTCTTCGAGACCTGCTACAACATCTGTCGCACGATGATCGAAGCCTACCCCCTCGCCGGGGTCCTGGGAACGATCCTCGCGATGGGCGCGGCTCTGCAGGCGAACACCGGGGCCGAAAACGGTTCCGCCATCAGTTCCATCGTCAGCCACTTCGGCGATGCCATCTGGTCCACGTTCGCCGGTCTGGCCGCTGCCATTCTGCTGATGTTTATCAACAGTATTCTGGAAACCTCGTTTCTCGGTCTGGTAGAAAACCGGCAGCATGTCCGCGATACCGTCGTCCGCGCCAAACGGGAGCTGGCACTCGCAGAGGGGAGTGCCGCGAAATCATGATCAGCCGCCGTCGTTTAACCTTCCAGCTTACACCCCTGCTCGATCTGCTCCTGATTGTCATCTTTGCGCAATTCATGGACACGCAGGAGACGACCGCCCGCATCGAACAGCGCGCCGAGACCAAAGTCACCCAGGCGGAAGAACAACTGACACATCTACAGCGACTCCAGGCATCGGAGGCGGAGCGGTTAAAACAACTCTCCGCAGAGAAAACCAAAGCACTCGAGGCGATCGAGAAGGCCCGGGAAGCCAATGCCGTCACGCAGGAAAGCATGCGGTTGCTGCAGCAGCAGTCAGAAAAAACGCAGATGGAACAGTCCGAGCAGATCGAACGCCTGCGTGATCAGCGCGACCGGGTCGGCGAACTCGTACAACAGTTGTTCCAGCTACCGGAAGACACGCTGGATCCGCTGCTGAAATCCAAGGGGACTCCCGATTCCCCGGAAACACGCGAACAACGGGAACGCGTCAGAAAACAGCTCAAGGAACTGGCCGAGGCCCGCGGCGAAGATGTTGTGAGGCACTTCCTGACCTACGACGAACTCACCAAACGCAGCGACATCTGGGATCTCTATCTCACCGAGAATGGCATCTTTGAATTGCAGATTGGTGACAAGTCAGCCAGTTTCCGGGCGGAATCGCAGGCAGAGTTCGTTGATCGCTTTTATGCTGTCTACAAAACAACCCCGCAGCCTAAGAGCCTGGTGATCATTCTCTTCTCCTACGGAGATGCCAAAGCCTCCGTCCGCTTCGCCGCCACACAGGGGTTGCCCCTGGTCGCCGAACGCATGCGGGCCGACAGCAGCGGACGCACCCGCTTTGAATACGCGGTGATGGGCTTTGTGCCGCAGCCGACTGTTAAAAAAACAACAGCTGAATAACAGATCGGCATTTGATTGCGCAGTCTGATATTTTTTAAGACGGATCCAGAAATACATACCAGAACCAGTCTCGAAGTCCCCTCAAGCCCATAAAACACTTTGTTTTATGGCACTCCTGAAAACAGGCGGTTGACGAATCCCCATTTTGACTTGAGAATAGAAGTTGAATCAATCAGCAACGTAATAGAAAGGAAGGAGCGATACCCATGTTACGCTACGAATTTCACGGTGGTTTGCTGGACGGATACAACGTCGGTGAAGATTCAACCGGGAATGAAAAACAGATCTTCGATAAAGCACACTTCTTCACCGAAGGTCGGCAGGGGCACCATTTCAATGAAATCCCCAAACCCGTTCTTGAAGAAGTAATCAAAGACAGTCATTCGCCAGAAGAAAAGGTCGATCGACTCCAGGAAATGATGTGCCATCGTTACACGGTCGAGAAAAAGGACCACGTCGGTGATGACGACGTCATTACCATGGCCTGGTCGACTAATAAGTGACTCGCGGCAACAACGCTGCCGAGTCCCGTTAAATTCCCAGCTCTTCCCGGACTTCTTTGAATTTCTCGATTGCGAAATCGAGGTCTTCAATCGAGTGCGCCGCGGAAATCTGGGTCCGGATGCGCGCCTTACCCTGTGGCACCACGGGATACGAAAACCCGATCACGTAGATCCCCTTCTGCAGTAACGCATCGGCGACCTGGGCCGCCAGCGACGCATCACCGAGCATGATGGGCACAATCGGATGCTCGCCTGGCAGCACATCAAAGCCAACCTGCGAGATGCCCGCGCGGAAATGCTTCGTGTTCGCTTCCAGCTTGTCGCGGAGTTCCGTCGAAGCGGTCAGCAGGTCGATGGCTTTGATCGACGCAGCCACAATCGGCGGTGCAACGGAATTCGAGAACAGGTACGGACGCGACCGCTGCCGCAACAGATCGATCACTTCTTTGCGACCACTGGTGTAACCACCGCTGGCACCACCCAGTGCCTTGCCCAGCGTTCCGGTCAGAATGTCAATCCGCTCCATCACGTCGTGGAATTCATGCGTCCCCTTGCCATGCGCTCCCATGAAACCGACCGCATGCGAATCGTCGACCATCACCAGCGCATCATACTTATCCGCCAGATCACAGATCGCCGGCAGATTCGCAATGTAGCCGTCCATTGAAAATACACCATCGGTGGCAATCAGACGGAAGCGGGCCGACTGTGCCGCCTTGAGTTGTTCTTCCAGGTCCTGCATGTTGTTGTTCTTGTAGCGGAACCGCTGCGCTTTGCAGAGCCGCACGCCGTCAATGATGCTCGCATGATTCAGCTCATCCGAAATGATTGCATCCTCTTTCGTGAGCAGTGTCTCAAACAGCCCGCCGTTGGCATCGAAGCACGATGTATACAGGATCGTATCTTCCGTCCCCAGGAACGTACTCAGTTTCTGTTCCAGGTCCTTGTGAATCGACTGGGTTCCGCAGATGAACCGGACCGACGACAAGCCGTAGCCCCACTGATCCAGGCCCTCATGGGCAGCTGCGATTACCTCGGGATGTTCGGCCAGTCCGAGATAATTGTTCGCGCACATATTCAATACCGGCTCACCGGCTGCCACGCGAATGTGTGCATCCTGAGGCGTGGTGATGATCCGCTCTGACTTATACAGGCCGGCATCTTTGATTTCTGCGAGCGTCTTTTCCAGTTCCTGTTTGATCGATCCGTACATGGGATTTATCCTGCTAAAGTTTGTGGCGTCGTGACGTATTCTGTCTTACATCTCATTCCAGTCGA comes from Gimesia chilikensis and encodes:
- a CDS encoding fused DSP-PTPase phosphatase/NAD kinase-like protein, with amino-acid sequence MRCFQTAPLLLMLCLATSPMTVWGDSKTESTSRMLQAEELGQISPLHRSGQIYLAGQPGENDFNLIQKAGVKTVINLRPSRELKWDEAMYLKMLNLDYVQIPFRAPESLTPAVFDQCRKLLNDKSKQPLVLHCASANRVGAIWLAHRVLDDGLCFDAALEEAKQVGLKTPGYIEQARAYIAQQGKAE
- a CDS encoding type 1 glutamine amidotransferase; protein product: MLQQLRYLLLQVRNSDDPMKQQEVNCFARSLDVDTSQIAVFDLLGGPLREVDLVSHDVVFIGGSGHYSAAGEGRWLEIALESLRVVHDLRKPTFASCWGFQAMARAMGGRVVHDLNRAEIGVHHVCLTAAGQADPIFGPAGDILQGLMGHEDTVVELPPGTELLASTDRVENQAYRFIDRPIYCTQFHPELDRESFLGRLNTYPEYVEKIAGLSLDEFRHSIHDTPETMALLKRFVQEIAPRHLNQT
- a CDS encoding glycosyltransferase family 4 protein — its product is MTLPPDKKLHVAIITSGGAGMFCGACMHDNTWTKAMMLQGAEATLVPTYTPIRVDEENMTGSTVFLGGINVYLNYRSRIWRALPRFLKHWLDTPWIINLATSFGVSNDAHELGALTVNLLEGDQGAEDVEIEELARFLGETLKPDVICLSNALLSGTIKTIKQHFKGPLFCILQGDDVFLEELGEPYRSRSLELIRSNVQQLDGVLVHSDYYRDFMSAYLDVPVDHFHKVLLGINLDGYDGTPETSVDEPFTIGFFARICKEKGLQNAVEAFKIFHERHPDSRLLVGGFLGRENEAWFKETTAPLDELQDAYRYWGSPASHEEKVDFYKNLSLLSVPTDYQEPKGIFVLEALANGVPVVQPAHGAFPELIEQTAGGLLVPPGDTLALVEAWERLYQDKDYRKQLAQQGYERVRQYFNAELMATESLQFFRDRLAAVTPAENPR
- a CDS encoding 2,3-bisphosphoglycerate-independent phosphoglycerate mutase; the protein is MADLHALMKKLQKKNDSKIVLLVSDGLGGLPLEPGGKTELETANTPNLDELAKNGTLGRSIPVLPGITPGSGPGHLGLFGYDPLQFNIGRGVLEALGIDFELGPDDVAIRGNFCTLDDDGNITDRRAGRIASDIGVELCKKLDQIEIPGVEVFVRPVKEYRLVIVLRAKGLGGDINDTDPQKTGVPPLEPVGQNEASQKTAEICKEFLKQAGEILKDDRPANLLTMRGIAKMPEIPTFEEVYGTRAAAIAVYPMYRGLARLVSMDVKDAGQTLESQMDCLEKIWDDYDFFFVHYKYTDSTGEDGNFAAKVAKTEEVDSCIPRIKALKPDVLIVTGDHSTPSKMKSHSWHPVPVLLSAENARFDGCQSFGESECIKGGLGQFEAKYLMSMAMAHAGRLEKYGA
- a CDS encoding MotA/TolQ/ExbB proton channel family protein, which produces MSQYLSQLSGLSTFIIILACGAHLFFFFVLWVWSRRDLRGIASSLDDFTRGLKHRSLLDSTGHLSDQIEAFLADVNETIEPGANPADRKVLSERVHILDEKRRYLNSHFFETCYNICRTMIEAYPLAGVLGTILAMGAALQANTGAENGSAISSIVSHFGDAIWSTFAGLAAAILLMFINSILETSFLGLVENRQHVRDTVVRAKRELALAEGSAAKS
- a CDS encoding glycine C-acetyltransferase, with protein sequence MYGSIKQELEKTLAEIKDAGLYKSERIITTPQDAHIRVAAGEPVLNMCANNYLGLAEHPEVIAAAHEGLDQWGYGLSSVRFICGTQSIHKDLEQKLSTFLGTEDTILYTSCFDANGGLFETLLTKEDAIISDELNHASIIDGVRLCKAQRFRYKNNNMQDLEEQLKAAQSARFRLIATDGVFSMDGYIANLPAICDLADKYDALVMVDDSHAVGFMGAHGKGTHEFHDVMERIDILTGTLGKALGGASGGYTSGRKEVIDLLRQRSRPYLFSNSVAPPIVAASIKAIDLLTASTELRDKLEANTKHFRAGISQVGFDVLPGEHPIVPIMLGDASLAAQVADALLQKGIYVIGFSYPVVPQGKARIRTQISAAHSIEDLDFAIEKFKEVREELGI